The following proteins come from a genomic window of Ignavibacteriota bacterium:
- a CDS encoding T9SS type A sorting domain-containing protein, whose amino-acid sequence MDGDGVKDEGDNGVSGWKIYIGGDRVDSTTTDANGNYSFVNLAQGNYTITEEMQSGWLLTAPVGGTYSETIATSGTNLSGKNFGNFEKVSISGMKFNDMDGDGTKDAGDLGLSGWKIYLTGSATDSVTTDANGNYSFANLGPGTYSLSEGVQAGWVQTTANPSAITTSSGTDVSGQNFGNFEKVSISGMKFNDLDGDGTKDAEDTGLSGWKIFLNGSATDSATTDANGNYSFVGMGPGTYSLSEESQNGWVQTTSNPSAITTSSGTDVNGQNFGNFEKVSISGMKFNDMDGDGTKDAEDPGLSGWKIYLTGSATDSATTDVDGNYSFTNLGPGTYLLSEGVQAGWVQTTANPSSITTSSGTDVSGQNFGNFQLAFVSGIKFSDANGNGVKDALESGLEGWIIFLDANDNSLFESGERHDTTDSNGNYQIGNLFTGTYKVREANQAGWTQTTPNPSDVVVTTSGQTFTGIEFGNFRQAIISGVKYEDMNGDGIRQAESEPVLSGWEITASKDLAVKKDTTDANGFYEFAFASDESGTWNIGETAQENYTQTEPASGTYSIEITSGVQSTGNNFGNFFRSKVSGYKFDDTNGNGIWDDGETTLSGWEIVASKGLSTKNDTTDELGYYEFSFDAVDAGMWTVSESNQAGWVQTLPGNNGSYSLNIVSHVDTQNVNFGNFQAASISGYKYYDRNGNGVWDQPQESGLEGWEIIATKNEAVKKETTDANGYYQFVFTTSEIGDWVISETVQYGWFETQPQFPGTYTVTVFSGTNSTGKNFGNFKQPKVSGVKFNDLNGNGARDAGEPGLVGWLILASRDIYSVEAVTSESGYYELLFGPGQLGLWTIGEVMEIGWEQTYPPSVTYSQYVDIDTNAQNKDFGNFKNPSISGYKFNDFDADGTQDAEDVGMMNWVVRATKGLDVRYDTTDESGYYQFTFTISDIGQWLIEEQSQTGWTQTAPTGGVYTIQILSAIDSINVNFGNFQNVNISGVKYKDTAGDSSVVNDTPLSEWTIKLFKNAQLVGRTSTSGSGDFSFSNISPGTYILQESLKTNWAQTYPQVANSVSPASDVNAGPRAYQIIVGSAGVQSGGSSTNNDFGNFEMGTISGIKYNDLFEDSATVGDSVLQGWRIKLFKNGQLQSSQTTASNGSYLFTNLLAGTYIVQESLKAGWIQTYPRVTNSVAPVSEMNAGPRAYSVSIVSGTNAIGKDFANFKLGTISGVKYEDMTGDSTYNAGDRTLSNWLIKLEKNNTVVDSMFTDEAGEYSFVGLVAGTYTVREVQQAGWTFTQPSSGSYTYLVTSGMDLVNVNFGNFKFGSISGLKFYDYDSSGAKGSGEIGLRNFTILLVDQNENVVDTAKTTTYGTYFFDSVFAGNYKVQEAAKNMFTKTYPDSYYSVSMTSGLDTSGLDFGNAYDGDTVKMRTFLVDDYNSNKGRFKGLRDTIFSKILDKGRLLVGVPMPDSADFYGWLRSPLSRYHSASTRFWSFNTSIIRNYLLDRNKPVNRRRKDWKRYVPGPLTFTGEGSTVTYFGNFGNALSAEMTAAKTNIAASDSGIIPGGFGDLLYNNDSADVMNRADTLFKHWSVREILTFADSVLTLSRRIHLNGDTTFRWPSYYYELLYRTISKIDSAFYKKSSLLLNELDTIHIQNPKYPTNPSKYLIVIKGVKGVKRLRDVKFLYRDPNKLPLLRQKRDYIISLGEVPLEYSLSQNYPNPFNPATNIQFALPEPSVVTLKIYNILGQEITTLFNHEALDIGNHVVEFSGNDLPSGVYFYRLKVESVNELGQTSEVFTDVKKMLMIK is encoded by the coding sequence ACATGGACGGAGACGGTGTAAAAGACGAGGGAGATAATGGTGTGAGCGGTTGGAAGATTTATATTGGCGGAGACCGGGTTGATTCGACGACAACAGATGCGAACGGAAATTATTCGTTCGTGAATCTTGCGCAAGGGAATTACACCATCACGGAAGAAATGCAGAGTGGCTGGTTATTGACAGCGCCTGTCGGTGGAACGTACAGCGAGACAATTGCAACAAGTGGCACAAACCTGAGTGGAAAGAACTTCGGGAACTTCGAGAAGGTGAGCATCAGCGGGATGAAGTTCAATGATATGGATGGCGACGGAACAAAAGATGCTGGAGACCTCGGACTTTCCGGCTGGAAGATTTATCTGACCGGTTCAGCAACAGATTCGGTGACGACCGATGCGAACGGAAATTATTCATTTGCCAACTTAGGACCCGGCACGTATTCGTTGAGTGAGGGGGTGCAAGCGGGTTGGGTGCAGACAACAGCAAATCCATCGGCAATCACAACATCAAGCGGTACGGATGTTAGCGGACAGAATTTTGGAAACTTTGAGAAAGTCTCTATCAGCGGGATGAAGTTCAATGACTTGGACGGAGACGGAACGAAAGATGCGGAAGATACCGGACTTTCAGGTTGGAAGATTTTTCTGAATGGTTCAGCGACCGATTCAGCGACGACGGATGCGAATGGAAATTATTCGTTTGTTGGAATGGGACCCGGCACGTACAGTTTGAGTGAAGAATCACAGAATGGCTGGGTGCAGACAACAAGTAATCCATCCGCGATAACGACATCAAGCGGCACGGATGTGAACGGACAGAACTTCGGGAACTTTGAAAAGGTCAGCATCAGCGGGATGAAGTTCAATGACATGGATGGTGATGGAACAAAAGATGCGGAAGACCCCGGACTTTCCGGTTGGAAGATTTATCTGACTGGTTCAGCGACTGATTCCGCGACGACAGATGTTGATGGAAATTATTCGTTCACCAACTTGGGACCCGGCACGTACTTGTTGAGTGAGGGGGTGCAAGCGGGTTGGGTGCAAACCACTGCAAATCCGTCATCAATTACCACCTCAAGTGGGACGGATGTGAGCGGACAGAACTTTGGTAACTTCCAACTTGCTTTCGTCAGCGGAATAAAATTCTCAGACGCGAACGGTAACGGCGTGAAAGATGCGTTGGAGAGCGGTTTGGAAGGTTGGATTATCTTCCTTGATGCGAATGATAATTCACTCTTTGAGAGTGGAGAACGTCATGATACGACTGACAGCAATGGTAATTATCAAATAGGAAATTTATTTACCGGAACGTACAAAGTCCGTGAAGCGAACCAAGCAGGATGGACACAGACGACTCCGAATCCGTCGGATGTGGTTGTCACAACAAGCGGGCAAACATTTACGGGAATTGAGTTCGGGAATTTCCGTCAGGCAATTATCAGTGGTGTCAAATATGAAGACATGAACGGTGATGGAATTCGGCAAGCCGAAAGTGAACCGGTATTGAGCGGGTGGGAAATAACCGCCTCGAAAGATCTCGCAGTAAAGAAGGATACGACTGACGCGAACGGATTCTATGAATTTGCGTTTGCATCGGATGAGAGCGGCACGTGGAATATCGGAGAAACGGCTCAGGAAAATTACACGCAGACTGAACCGGCGAGCGGAACGTATTCAATTGAAATTACTTCCGGTGTTCAATCAACAGGAAATAATTTCGGAAACTTCTTCCGTTCTAAAGTATCGGGTTATAAATTTGATGATACAAATGGCAACGGCATCTGGGACGATGGTGAAACGACACTTTCCGGTTGGGAGATTGTTGCTTCAAAAGGATTGTCAACAAAGAACGATACGACGGATGAACTTGGTTACTATGAATTTTCATTCGATGCAGTTGATGCAGGCATGTGGACTGTTTCTGAATCCAATCAGGCAGGTTGGGTACAGACACTTCCGGGTAATAACGGAAGTTATTCACTCAACATCGTTTCCCATGTTGATACACAAAACGTAAACTTTGGAAATTTCCAGGCAGCGAGCATTTCCGGTTATAAATATTATGACCGGAACGGCAACGGTGTTTGGGACCAACCGCAGGAAAGCGGTTTGGAAGGATGGGAAATCATCGCGACGAAGAATGAAGCAGTGAAGAAAGAGACGACCGATGCGAACGGTTATTATCAATTCGTCTTTACAACTTCGGAGATTGGCGATTGGGTGATTTCTGAAACCGTTCAGTATGGTTGGTTTGAAACTCAGCCGCAATTTCCCGGAACGTACACTGTGACGGTTTTTTCCGGTACGAATTCAACCGGGAAGAATTTCGGCAACTTCAAACAGCCAAAAGTCAGCGGTGTGAAATTCAATGACCTGAATGGAAATGGCGCACGCGATGCCGGTGAGCCGGGATTGGTTGGCTGGTTGATTCTTGCTTCGCGTGATATCTATTCTGTCGAAGCGGTAACATCTGAATCGGGATATTATGAATTGCTCTTCGGTCCGGGTCAGTTGGGATTGTGGACAATCGGTGAAGTGATGGAAATCGGATGGGAACAAACCTATCCTCCGTCCGTTACCTATTCACAATATGTTGACATTGATACGAACGCACAGAACAAGGATTTCGGAAACTTCAAGAATCCTTCAATTTCCGGTTATAAGTTCAACGACTTCGATGCTGATGGAACTCAGGATGCAGAAGATGTCGGAATGATGAACTGGGTTGTTCGTGCAACGAAAGGACTTGATGTCCGTTACGATACAACCGATGAAAGCGGATATTATCAATTCACTTTCACAATCTCCGATATCGGTCAATGGCTGATTGAGGAGCAATCGCAAACGGGTTGGACGCAGACTGCCCCGACGGGTGGGGTCTATACAATACAAATTCTGTCAGCGATTGATTCGATAAATGTTAATTTTGGAAACTTCCAAAATGTGAACATCAGCGGAGTGAAGTATAAGGATACAGCGGGTGATTCATCAGTCGTTAATGATACTCCGTTAAGCGAATGGACAATTAAATTATTTAAGAATGCTCAACTTGTCGGAAGAACAAGCACGTCGGGAAGTGGTGATTTCTCCTTCTCAAATATTTCTCCCGGAACGTACATTCTTCAGGAAAGTTTGAAGACGAACTGGGCGCAAACATATCCGCAGGTTGCGAATTCTGTTTCTCCCGCTTCTGATGTGAATGCCGGACCCCGTGCGTATCAAATTATTGTTGGTAGTGCAGGTGTGCAATCCGGTGGCAGTTCGACGAATAATGATTTCGGGAACTTCGAGATGGGAACAATCAGCGGAATCAAGTATAATGATTTGTTTGAAGACAGCGCGACCGTCGGTGATTCTGTACTGCAAGGTTGGAGAATTAAATTGTTCAAGAACGGACAATTACAGTCGAGCCAAACAACCGCCTCGAATGGTTCTTATCTGTTCACAAACTTGCTTGCCGGAACATATATCGTACAGGAAAGTTTGAAAGCGGGATGGATTCAAACATATCCGCGTGTTACAAATTCTGTTGCGCCGGTTTCGGAAATGAATGCAGGACCGAGGGCGTACTCGGTCAGCATTGTCTCAGGTACTAATGCAATAGGGAAAGACTTTGCAAACTTCAAACTTGGAACAATTAGTGGCGTCAAGTATGAAGATATGACTGGCGATTCGACATACAACGCGGGTGACAGAACGCTTTCCAATTGGCTTATCAAATTGGAAAAGAATAACACTGTCGTTGATAGTATGTTTACCGATGAGGCGGGCGAGTATTCGTTTGTCGGATTGGTTGCCGGAACATATACCGTGAGAGAAGTACAGCAAGCAGGATGGACGTTCACGCAACCATCGAGCGGTTCTTATACATATCTTGTTACTTCGGGAATGGACCTCGTGAATGTGAATTTCGGGAACTTCAAGTTCGGTTCAATCAGCGGACTAAAGTTCTACGATTACGACAGTTCAGGAGCGAAAGGAAGCGGCGAAATTGGTTTGCGGAACTTTACCATTCTCCTTGTGGATCAAAACGAAAATGTTGTTGATACTGCCAAGACGACAACATATGGCACGTACTTCTTCGATTCTGTGTTTGCCGGGAACTACAAAGTTCAGGAAGCGGCAAAGAATATGTTCACGAAGACGTATCCGGATAGTTATTATTCGGTCTCGATGACGAGCGGACTCGATACTTCCGGTTTGGATTTCGGTAATGCGTACGATGGCGATACGGTGAAAATGCGAACGTTCTTAGTGGATGATTACAACAGCAACAAAGGACGTTTCAAAGGGTTGCGTGATACGATATTTTCGAAAATACTTGATAAAGGTCGTTTACTTGTAGGTGTTCCAATGCCTGATAGCGCCGATTTCTATGGATGGTTGCGTTCACCTCTATCGAGATACCATTCAGCATCCACTCGATTCTGGTCGTTTAATACATCTATTATCAGGAATTACCTTTTAGATAGAAATAAACCTGTCAACAGGAGAAGAAAAGATTGGAAGAGATATGTTCCAGGACCGTTAACCTTCACCGGCGAAGGCTCGACAGTAACGTACTTCGGGAACTTCGGGAACGCACTCTCTGCAGAGATGACGGCTGCGAAAACAAACATTGCGGCAAGCGATAGCGGCATTATTCCGGGTGGGTTTGGCGACCTGCTCTATAACAATGATTCTGCTGATGTGATGAACCGTGCAGATACTCTGTTCAAACATTGGTCTGTCAGAGAAATTCTCACGTTTGCCGATTCCGTGTTAACATTGAGCCGGCGTATTCACTTGAACGGAGATACGACATTCCGTTGGCCCTCGTATTATTATGAACTCCTCTATCGAACCATCAGCAAGATTGATAGTGCTTTCTATAAAAAATCTTCGTTGTTGTTGAATGAATTGGATACCATTCACATACAAAATCCGAAGTACCCGACGAATCCGTCGAAATATCTTATCGTAATTAAGGGTGTGAAGGGTGTGAAGCGGTTGCGTGATGTGAAGTTCCTCTATCGTGACCCGAACAAACTACCGTTGCTCAGGCAAAAACGGGATTACATTATTTCACTTGGTGAAGTTCCGCTTGAATATTCTCTCTCGCAGAACTATCCAAATCCGTTCAACCCGGCAACGAATATTCAGTTTGCACTGCCTGAACCTTCGGTCGTAACGCTGAAGATTTACAATATTCTCGGACAGGAAATCACGACACTCTTCAATCACGAAGCGCTTGATATTGGAAACCATGTTGTCGAGTTTAGCGGCAACGACCTGCCTTCGGGTGTGTATTTCTATCGCCTGAAAGTAGAGAGTGTAAACGAACTTGGACAAACATCGGAAGTGTTCACGGATGTGAAGAAGATGTTGATGATTAAGTGA
- the ald gene encoding alanine dehydrogenase, whose product MNVGILKENPSFERRVALTPAGVQSLVSNGHAVYIEKNAGDASHFADEKYEKVGAKIVYTSDEIFGRSDIILKISPPNENDCERLEEDQTLLSFLHLPIAKQRVIELLLEKKICAVGYELIEDANGDLPILQVMSEIAGQMSIQIAARFLESTNYGRGIVLGGITGIPPATVVILGAGTVGAAATRVALGVGAEVIVLDKELSRLRTLENRFNHRAVTALMNEYNLQKALPFADVVIGAVLIKGERAPHLVTSEMVQQMKPGSIILDISIDQGGCVATSRPTSLENPVYVTHNVIHYCVPNIPANVARTATNGLTNAMLPYLLEITGKGLHQAIAENKGLAHGVSTFQGKCTSESIAKRFELTAVDVEELVK is encoded by the coding sequence ATGAATGTAGGAATCCTCAAAGAAAACCCATCGTTTGAACGCCGTGTTGCACTGACACCTGCGGGTGTACAATCGCTTGTTAGTAATGGTCACGCTGTGTATATCGAAAAGAATGCGGGCGATGCATCACACTTTGCCGACGAAAAATATGAAAAAGTCGGAGCGAAGATAGTTTATACGAGCGATGAAATTTTTGGTCGCTCGGATATCATTCTTAAAATTTCTCCGCCGAACGAAAACGATTGCGAGCGATTGGAAGAAGACCAAACGCTTCTCTCGTTCCTACACCTGCCGATTGCAAAACAGCGAGTCATCGAGTTGCTTCTTGAAAAAAAAATATGCGCGGTCGGGTATGAACTGATTGAAGATGCGAACGGAGATTTACCCATTCTCCAGGTGATGAGTGAGATTGCGGGACAAATGTCAATTCAAATTGCCGCACGATTTTTGGAAAGTACGAATTACGGACGCGGGATTGTTCTCGGCGGCATTACCGGAATACCCCCTGCGACGGTTGTCATTCTCGGCGCGGGAACTGTCGGTGCGGCGGCAACGCGTGTCGCGCTTGGTGTCGGTGCCGAAGTAATTGTGCTTGATAAAGAGTTGAGCAGATTACGAACTCTGGAAAATCGTTTCAATCATCGTGCTGTAACGGCACTGATGAATGAATATAATCTTCAGAAGGCGTTGCCGTTTGCCGATGTTGTTATTGGTGCGGTATTGATTAAAGGAGAGCGCGCACCGCATCTTGTTACTTCGGAAATGGTTCAGCAGATGAAGCCGGGTTCGATTATTCTCGATATTTCCATTGACCAAGGAGGTTGCGTTGCAACAAGCAGACCGACTTCGTTGGAGAACCCGGTGTATGTCACTCATAATGTCATTCATTACTGTGTTCCGAATATTCCGGCAAACGTAGCACGAACAGCAACCAATGGTTTAACGAATGCGATGCTTCCGTATTTATTGGAGATTACGGGAAAGGGTTTGCATCAAGCCATTGCAGAAAATAAAGGATTAGCGCACGGCGTCTCCACGTTTCAGGGAAAATGTACAAGTGAATCAATTGCAAAACGATTTGAGTTAACAGCAGTTGATGTTGAAGAATTAGTCAAATGA
- a CDS encoding acetyl-CoA hydrolase/transferase family protein yields MNWLGRYKSKLRTADEAVRVIQSGQRVYVHPGCAMPEVLVEAMCGRHNELEDVEVIHLLTVGKTGYSNPEMEGHFRHNALFIGKNMREAVNDGRADFTPIFLSEIPGLFYRGILPIDVALIHVSPPDEHGFCSFGVGVECTKPATEVAKVIIAQVNPQMPRTLGDCFIHIDKFTYAVEADVPLKELPQVDKDTSPEEATVYEKIGKNIADLIEDGSTLQLGIGAIPDAVLRFLHGKRDLGMHTEMFADGVIKLVEEGILTNEKKTLHPGKIIASFVLASKPLFNFINNNPIIEFHPSHYTNDPFIISRNDKMVAINSAIEVDLTGQVCADSIGRYFYSGFGGQVDFIRGASRSKEGKPIIALPATAKKGNLSRIVPVLAEGAGVTTSKGDVHFVVTEYGVADLYGKTIRQRMRALIDIAHPDFREELERYGIENKFMPMNGNGRVYSRSLAEANP; encoded by the coding sequence ATGAATTGGTTAGGACGTTATAAATCGAAATTGAGAACTGCTGATGAAGCAGTAAGAGTAATACAGTCGGGGCAACGAGTGTATGTGCATCCGGGCTGCGCAATGCCCGAAGTGTTGGTTGAGGCGATGTGTGGAAGACACAACGAACTCGAAGATGTTGAAGTCATTCACCTGCTCACGGTCGGAAAGACCGGTTATTCAAATCCCGAAATGGAAGGACATTTCCGGCACAATGCGTTGTTCATCGGGAAGAATATGCGCGAAGCGGTGAACGATGGTCGGGCGGATTTCACACCGATTTTTCTTTCGGAAATTCCCGGATTGTTTTATCGAGGTATCCTCCCGATTGATGTTGCGCTTATTCATGTTTCGCCGCCGGATGAACATGGCTTTTGCAGTTTCGGCGTTGGAGTAGAGTGTACGAAGCCCGCGACGGAAGTGGCGAAAGTCATTATCGCTCAGGTCAATCCGCAAATGCCGCGAACGTTGGGTGATTGTTTCATTCATATTGATAAGTTCACGTACGCGGTTGAAGCGGATGTTCCGTTGAAAGAATTGCCTCAGGTTGATAAAGATACATCACCGGAAGAAGCCACGGTGTATGAAAAAATCGGAAAGAATATTGCCGATTTGATTGAAGACGGTTCGACGTTGCAGTTGGGAATCGGCGCAATTCCCGATGCGGTGCTGAGATTCCTTCACGGCAAACGGGACCTCGGAATGCACACGGAAATGTTTGCCGACGGCGTCATCAAATTAGTGGAAGAAGGAATTTTGACGAACGAAAAGAAGACACTCCATCCCGGAAAAATTATTGCTTCGTTTGTTCTCGCATCGAAACCGTTATTCAATTTTATTAACAATAATCCTATTATCGAGTTCCATCCATCGCACTACACGAATGACCCGTTCATCATCTCACGAAATGATAAAATGGTTGCCATCAACTCAGCGATTGAAGTTGACTTGACCGGGCAAGTTTGTGCTGATTCTATCGGCAGATATTTTTACAGCGGTTTCGGTGGTCAGGTTGATTTTATCCGGGGCGCATCGCGTAGCAAAGAGGGGAAACCGATTATCGCTTTGCCTGCGACCGCAAAGAAAGGAAATCTCTCTCGCATCGTTCCCGTACTTGCAGAAGGCGCAGGAGTGACAACCTCGAAAGGCGATGTCCACTTTGTCGTGACGGAATACGGCGTTGCCGATTTGTACGGCAAAACTATCCGGCAAAGAATGAGAGCATTGATTGACATCGCTCATCCGGATTTCCGCGAAGAACTCGAACGTTATGGAATCGAAAATAAGTTTATGCCGATGAACGGCAATGGAAGAGTATATTCTCGCTCACTCGCTGAAGCGAATCCCTGA
- a CDS encoding NADP-dependent malic enzyme: MIRKQEALDYHMQGRHGKIEVISSKPCQTQRDLSLAYTPGVAEPCLEIEKNPDDAYLYTSKGNLVAVVSNGTAVLGLGDIGALAGKPVMEGKGVLFKRFADIDVFDIELNTHNADEIIRTVQLLEPTFGGINLEDIKAPECFYIEEELKRTMNIPVFHDDQHGTAIISGAALLNALEIVGKSISEVKVVFSGAGAAGIACAKFYERLGVRKENILLVDTKGIVFKGRTEGMNPYKEYFAAETEKRTLVEAMNGADVFCGVSIKDIVTKEMVKSMADNPIVFAMANPDPEITYPDACDARDDIIMATGRSDYPNQVNNVLGFPFIFRGALDVRATAINDEMKIAAAMALAKLAKEDVPDSVIRAYGGKKIEFNREYIIPKPFDPRVLLWEAVAVAKSAIESGVARRPIKDFEAYRDSLEARLGKHREVMRFFIHKAQSEPKRIVFPEGEEEKILRAAQIIVDENIATPILLGSRTLIHQRINDLGLSLDGIEIINPSKSEKLDSYITSYYNARQRKGVTRSDAERQVKTHNIFGMLMVERGDADGLISGLTQHYPDTVRPALQIIGKKESVDTIAGLYMLVFKNQTIFIADATVNIEPTAEQLAEIALLTAEKVRQFSIEPRIAMLSFSNFGSTKHPLVEKVQKAVKLVRQKAPDVMIDGEMQADSAVVPEIIHELYPFSNLKSGANVLIFPDLTSANVAYKLLSRLGGATAIGPMLMGIKKPVYLLVPGNDVSDIVNITAMAVFEAQHLVPQVRITPKVFEPVPVL, encoded by the coding sequence ATGATACGGAAACAAGAAGCGCTTGATTATCACATGCAGGGAAGACATGGAAAGATAGAAGTAATTTCATCAAAGCCCTGTCAAACCCAACGGGACCTCTCGCTCGCGTACACTCCGGGTGTTGCCGAGCCATGTTTAGAAATAGAAAAGAATCCTGATGATGCGTACCTCTACACATCGAAAGGCAATCTCGTAGCAGTTGTTTCAAACGGAACAGCAGTGCTGGGCTTGGGCGATATCGGGGCGCTTGCCGGCAAGCCGGTGATGGAAGGGAAGGGCGTTCTCTTCAAACGCTTTGCCGATATTGATGTGTTCGATATTGAGTTGAACACGCACAATGCCGATGAAATCATCAGAACTGTGCAGTTGCTGGAGCCGACATTCGGCGGTATTAACCTCGAAGATATTAAAGCGCCGGAGTGTTTCTACATCGAAGAAGAATTGAAACGTACGATGAACATTCCCGTCTTCCACGATGACCAGCACGGAACGGCAATCATCAGCGGAGCGGCATTATTGAACGCGTTGGAAATTGTCGGCAAAAGCATTTCGGAAGTGAAAGTTGTGTTCAGCGGCGCGGGCGCGGCGGGAATTGCGTGTGCGAAGTTTTATGAACGGCTCGGCGTCCGCAAAGAAAATATTCTTCTTGTTGATACAAAAGGAATTGTCTTCAAAGGAAGAACGGAAGGAATGAACCCGTACAAAGAATACTTCGCAGCGGAAACAGAAAAGCGAACGCTCGTCGAAGCAATGAACGGAGCGGATGTCTTCTGCGGCGTTTCCATCAAGGATATTGTCACGAAGGAAATGGTGAAGTCCATGGCAGACAACCCGATTGTGTTTGCAATGGCAAATCCGGATCCGGAAATAACATACCCCGACGCGTGCGATGCGCGTGATGATATTATTATGGCGACCGGTCGTTCCGATTATCCGAATCAGGTGAACAACGTGCTTGGGTTCCCGTTCATTTTCCGCGGAGCGCTGGATGTTCGCGCAACAGCAATCAACGATGAAATGAAAATTGCCGCGGCGATGGCGCTTGCCAAACTCGCGAAAGAAGATGTTCCCGATTCTGTTATCCGTGCGTACGGCGGAAAGAAAATTGAATTCAATCGCGAGTATATTATTCCGAAACCGTTCGACCCGCGCGTATTATTGTGGGAAGCGGTAGCCGTTGCAAAATCGGCAATCGAATCGGGTGTCGCCCGGCGACCGATTAAGGATTTTGAAGCGTACCGCGATTCGTTGGAAGCGCGCCTCGGCAAACATCGCGAGGTGATGCGGTTCTTCATTCACAAAGCGCAGAGCGAACCGAAACGCATTGTGTTCCCAGAAGGCGAGGAAGAGAAAATACTTCGCGCCGCTCAGATTATTGTAGATGAAAATATTGCGACGCCGATTCTGCTCGGAAGCCGTACGCTCATTCATCAGCGAATCAACGATTTGGGATTGAGTCTTGATGGTATTGAAATCATCAATCCGTCTAAATCTGAAAAGTTGGATTCTTACATAACTTCTTATTATAATGCACGGCAACGAAAAGGGGTCACGCGTTCCGATGCCGAACGACAGGTGAAGACGCACAATATCTTCGGAATGTTGATGGTAGAACGTGGTGATGCCGACGGGTTAATTTCTGGTTTAACGCAGCATTATCCCGACACGGTTCGCCCCGCGTTGCAAATCATCGGCAAGAAGGAAAGCGTTGATACGATTGCGGGCTTATATATGCTCGTGTTCAAGAATCAAACTATTTTTATTGCTGATGCAACAGTGAACATTGAGCCGACAGCAGAGCAACTTGCAGAGATTGCACTTCTGACGGCTGAGAAAGTCCGTCAATTCAGTATTGAGCCGCGTATCGCCATGCTCTCGTTTAGTAATTTCGGTAGCACAAAACATCCGTTGGTCGAAAAAGTCCAAAAGGCTGTAAAACTCGTCAGGCAAAAAGCCCCCGATGTAATGATTGATGGTGAGATGCAGGCAGATTCTGCCGTTGTTCCTGAAATAATACATGAATTATATCCGTTCAGCAATCTGAAGAGCGGAGCAAATGTGTTGATTTTCCCTGACTTGACGTCTGCGAATGTTGCGTACAAGTTACTTTCACGACTTGGTGGCGCAACAGCCATCGGACCGATGCTGATGGGGATTAAAAAGCCCGTGTATCTTCTTGTGCCCGGGAACGATGTGAGTGACATTGTGAACATCACCGCTATGGCAGTGTTTGAAGCCCAGCATCTTGTTCCGCAGGTTCGCATTACACCAAAAGTTTTTGAACCGGTACCGGTTCTTTAA
- a CDS encoding thioredoxin family protein, which produces MKPKNMIIKVAGLPGIKTQQTLMNTEEAVAQFPTEAEVEWISDIYKIARLGTVKTPSLFINDELKTSGRIPSVHEVKVWLEEARKN; this is translated from the coding sequence ATGAAACCCAAAAATATGATCATCAAAGTTGCCGGTTTGCCGGGAATTAAGACCCAGCAAACACTCATGAACACAGAAGAAGCCGTCGCTCAGTTTCCGACCGAAGCCGAGGTCGAGTGGATTAGTGATATTTACAAAATCGCCCGGCTTGGTACGGTAAAAACTCCATCACTGTTTATCAATGATGAGTTGAAGACGAGCGGCAGAATTCCCAGCGTTCATGAAGTAAAAGTTTGGCTCGAAGAAGCGCGAAAAAATTAA
- a CDS encoding Rrf2 family transcriptional regulator — MPVLFSKSCEYAFQAVLYLAKTKNGKPIHLLDVASSLRIPYHFLSKVLQVLARHEIVASYKGQNGGFDLGRNATQIKLIDIVRAIDGEAFLSHCVMGFPSCGDEKPCPVHTDWKDAKGIIFKMLNEKTIEDLSKHIDDKLSVLEAMNQIQATEIASVN; from the coding sequence GTGCCAGTATTATTTTCTAAATCATGCGAGTATGCTTTTCAGGCAGTACTTTACCTCGCCAAGACAAAGAACGGGAAACCGATTCATTTGCTTGATGTCGCATCTTCGCTTCGCATTCCATATCATTTTCTTAGCAAAGTGCTTCAAGTGCTGGCCCGGCATGAAATAGTTGCATCGTATAAAGGACAGAACGGCGGGTTTGACCTTGGACGAAATGCCACGCAAATCAAGTTGATTGATATCGTTCGTGCAATAGACGGAGAAGCATTTCTCAGTCATTGCGTAATGGGATTTCCGAGTTGCGGTGATGAGAAACCTTGTCCCGTTCATACCGATTGGAAAGATGCAAAGGGAATTATTTTCAAAATGTTAAATGAGAAAACCATCGAAGACCTCAGCAAACACATTGACGATAAATTGAGCGTGTTAGAGGCGATGAATCAAATACAAGCGACAGAAATTGCTTCGGTAAACTGA